A region of the Dyadobacter sp. CECT 9275 genome:
GTGACTTACGCCATGATGCTACTCGACAGAGATCAAATTAAGAACGTGATTCGCATACTCCAACAAAGAATAGGATGATTGTTTTGATATTCTCTATTTTTTTGCATTAATTTATATCGTTTTTATTTCATTTAGAATAAAATTAGCCATGGCCCAGGAAGAACAAAAATATCTCGCTCAAAAAGACGGTTACTCATCTCGCTATTTCACAATGAAACAGCTTGAATCAATGGGTACAGATCCAGGAGGTGAATCATACGACGGCTGGAAGATTATCGAAAAGCCGGAAACCCCTGACGAGATAAAACCAAAGGCTCCGAAAGAACCAAAGGCTCCGAAAGAACCAAAGGCTCCGAAAGAACCAAAGGCTCCTGGTACAAAAAAGCAACCAAAAAAAGAAGATAGCCATGAATCTACTGGAAAATCAAAAAAAGGTGATGGGGGCGACAATATCGATCCCGAACGTTCAGCGCAGCCGGATCCCGCATCAGGTAGCGAAGGGGACAGCAAAGCCAACTGATCATATTGCAAAAGTCCTGGGAAGATAATCACAGGACTTCATGTTCAATTCTAATCAGTTAGCGGAATGTCACAGAAAAAACAAACAATGCTTGTTATACAGCATACTAGCAGTACGCACAAGCAGGACATTTCAGAAGCAGAGTTTAATAAACTTCGTCCGGAGATCAAATCGAAATACAAGATCTTGGAGAGAAGCGAGGTTAAAACACCTGCAGAAATAAGTCCAATCGACAATTAAATCTTTGGGTATCCACCCGCATCGGAAAAAAAATACTTGGTAGCCTGTACCGCACACAGGAAGCAATCAAAATTATTTTTCACAATTGGCAGAAGTGCCGCACAACTCTTGGAGGAATCCGACATTCATCTATGGAAATAGAACAACTTTTAAAGATCATAAGCCAGATTCTAGGTATTCCAGTGGCACAAGCCAAGGAATTAATAGAAGCAGAAGATGGCGAAAAAGCAGTAGCAGACCTAAGTAAAGAAAATCTCAAAAAGAAGTTTGACGCCGGGCATAAAAAAGGTATGGGACAAAGCGCCGAGACACTTGCTAAGGCAATTTCAGACGAATTAGAGATTGATGTCAACGGCTCAACACCGGCGGATATCGCTTCTTCACTGAAAACTGCATTTGAAACCAGATCAGCAGAAGGTATTTCAGAGGAAACCGTAAAAGGCACCGAGGCTTATAAAGCTCTGCAAGCAGATTTAACCCGCGCACAGCAGGAACAAAATAAACTTGTTGAGAAAAAGGTCAAAGAGGCTTTGAAGGAAAAAGAGGCTGATTACCAGAAAAACCTGAAAGCCGCAAAACGAGAGGCTCTTAATACCGAGCTGACCGCAAGGGCCGAAAAGTGGCTGACTGACAACAATGCAATACTGCATAAGGATCCAGAAAAGCGGAGACTGCAGATAAAGGAATTGGTTGATAAGTTGGGTTCGTTTGAAATCGAGCGCGACGGGGAAACCTTCCTGATTAGTAAGGACGGACAACCGTTGACTGATCAAAGCGGACACAATGCAGGTTTGGATCAAGTGTTCAAAGATTATGATCACCTTTTTCACTTCCAGGAAGTACAGCAGCGCCAATCAAGCGGGCTGCCAGCCGGTGGAATACAATCAGGAGGTCAGTCGAAGTTCACTCACTTTAAAGGAAAGGTTCCAGAAAACCAGGATGAAATGAATAAGATCAATTTGGAATACGCTGAAAAGAAGATTTCCAGAGAGGCCTACCAGGAAGTTAAAGCGGCTTTTGCTGAGCAACCAACAAAATAAAATGGCATTAGGAGTATTTACCCCGTCTGTTATGCCTCAGATTTTAGCGAATCTTGAGGACTCAATGACAGATTCCCGTGTACAGCAACGTCATAATCTCATGCCGAAACATGAGATACTTCGTCTTGTGAAAGAGCAAGAAACAGCAACATTTGAAAGTGTTCGGCCAAATGACCGTAAGTGTGAGGAGTTCAGTGTTGCATGGCTGGAGGAATCCGATACCGAAGCAACCGTTCATACATCAGTCGACGCTATTCACAGAGCGCCTTGCTCTATTTCCGGCGAGCAACTTCAAAGCAACAAAAAGACCTACAAGGTAGACAAGTCGGTAAAATATACCGTAGAAATCAAAGACGAAGATTGCGGTAACATGTTCGATACTGAATCAAAAGTAGCTCTTGCACTTCTTCAGGGTCAGAAAAAACTTGTTGCCGCACTAGCGAAAACGCTACCTGGATATATCTATGCTTATGCCGGGGTCAATCAGGCAGATGGAATTGATTTTGACGGTAATATTGGAGAAAACGACTCGACAGATCCGTTCGTAACAATTGCGCCTGCTGATCTCATTGCGGAAAAAACCATTCCATATCTGACCATGCTTGCAGAGTTCAATACACTGCAAAATCCAATATTGGTAGATGGAGGTATGTTTTTCCTTGATCGTTGGAAGGCTCAGGCACAAGCGGGAACCAACGCGGGTGATGTTGGTAACGAAAACTTCTGGGCTTTGGCAAACTACAACCAAGATATCTGGAATATGAACAAAGCCGGTTATCTAAACTGGGCGTTTGTTATCGACCGTGGGAATTTGGCTCTTCCGATTGTTTCTTTCTTCCCTCGCTTAGGTGGGGATAACGAGGTTGTTGCAGATAAATATATCTACAGTATCCCTCTTGCCGGTATTACACTTGGCGGGCAACCGGTTTACATCGACGTTACTTACACAAAGTCAGAATCGCAAATTGGTTCGACAGGACGTTGTGAATTGGTCCATGTATTCAACATGGAGTTGAAATTCAATTTATGGCAAGCCCCAAGATACACGACTGATCCTGTAACTGGAATCATCGCGCTGAAAAAAGGTTTAGCCGCGTAAACAAATAACGGATGGCGTCTGCTTGTTATAATTTGTGGAGAGTATACACCAACAGCAAAGGTAAATCCAAATGGGTTAATGAGGGACCGGCACCAGATATGTCGTGTCCCTCATGTCCTGATATAGGATTCCCGCCTGATGGCTATTGGAACGGATCAGCGGCGTGTTCTGGTGGAAATATCCAAAAATACGTGGCCGACGGTCTGGGTGGCGAAAGATTGGGTGATATTCTTGTTTATTCTTCTCCTGTCTGCAATGGTGATTACTACTTAGGACAGGGCCCGATTTCAAACTACTACCCATGAGCATATCGGATGAATTGCTAATCCACAAATTGTTTTACATCGACAACATGATTTCTCCTGAAACATGTATGACGATGTATCTGGATATGAGCGAAAACGCGGTATTCCAGTCAAGTATGGTTTCAGATAAACGAGGTGACCGAAATGCCGCAACCGACACAAATTATAATGACATCACTCATGACGGAAGGATTTCAGAAACGGCCTTTGCACATACTTACACAGAAAAAACCAGAAACGCTTTGGCGCTCATCGCAAAAGATGTTGCGTCAATTTTGGGTGTTGATACAAACCAGTTTGAACCTTGGCAGTGCACAAGATATCGCAGCGGAGGCCTGTTTGATTATCATGATGATTGCGGTAACTGGGCTTCTAATGAGCGTCTTTATACAGTTATGCTCACACTTCGGGCTCCCGACTTCGGCGGCGGAACTCATTTCCCAAGGCTAAACAAAGAGATACCAAGCAAAATGGCAAGGCTGTTAATTTGGCGGAATCTAGATGAAGACTTCCTGTGTGACGGAACCTCAATGCATGCTGGAATGCCAGTTGGGAAGGAAGGGGAAGAAGACGAAAAAATGATTGTTGTAACCTGGGTAAGAAGACTTAAGTATGTATCCTGATTGTCTGGAAAATCTGTTGGGTTTAATAAGCGAGGATTGCTCATGCACCGATCTTGGCGCTATTGCCAACGAGTCGAGCATAAATCTATTTGTCGATCAAGATCCAAATTATGACGCATGCCGATTTAAAGTTGGATCAAGTGATTGTGATTTGATCTCATTGCTCAATAAAAGCCGGGCCGAAGCATATCGTCAGGTTTCCATGGATTTACCAGCAGTGTTGAGCAAATCGATCAGTGTCAAAGCGGATTCGATGTATTACATTGGTCAGCCAAGCATTGGAAGATATCTTTTAACCTCGGAAGTACCTGCTCATCCATCAATCAAAATTGCTACCAATGTACGGCCAGGTGCTTATGTTGGAATTAAGAAAATAGGGCTAATGCTTTCCCCTGTTTCCGGGGCTTTTGACTTGGATCTTCGGGTTTACCGGCTGTTGAATGAGACTGAAAGGGAACTGCTGAAAACATGGTCGATTAATGTTGCAAACTTTTCAGTTAATACTAAAACTGTTGAAGAGCTGCGTCTGCCATGCGACGGGTATACCTATTTGATCGAATATGACTTCGATCCAGAAGTTTTCCGTGTTCCTGAAACCAGATATCACTGCTCATGCGGGGATAAAATCAAAAATGCCAAGGATTTCATTTATGAGCAGATATTTGATGAGGCTGGGAATAAAGCCGATGTCAAATCCTACGGAATTTCCATACCCGCAACAATGGGATGTGAACAAGGATCTGTCGTGTGCTCATTGATGAATAATCCTGATTACAAAACTGTAATTGGCTTCATGGTTCGTAATAAAACCTTGCAATTGGTTTTACAAAAGCAGGTGACCCGGCAGGAGGTAAATAGAACCACGCTTCTTTCTCCCGAGGACCTTGCCAACGCAATAAGTAATTTCAGCATGCAATACACAAACCGGTTAACCTGGTTTCAGCACGAAAAGAATTTCAACGTGGACGGGTTTTGTCTAAGTTGCGGCGGACCCAGAAAAATAAATATGCTTACAGGGCGATGACCATAAAAGAATTCCGACTTCATCTCGCTAAAATCAAACAGCGTATCAACGATGAGCTACCGAAGTTATCGGAGCAAGTCGCTGTTGCAACTCTCAGTTTGGTTAAGGATAGAAGTATTGAGGAAGGTATCAGCATTGGCGGGAACGAATCAAATAAAGCGGAGTATTCCAAAAAAACATTTCCAACAACCCGATTAAAAGGGAAAGAAAGAAACGCTGGAGGTCGCGCTTACATCGAAGCAAATGCCCTGGGCAACTGGGCCGGGTTCCGACAAGCGCAAGGCTTAAAATCTGACAAAGTGAATCTATCCTATACAAACCGTATGTGGACGGGAATTCAGGTATTAAGCACGACACAAACAGGATATGGAAAGTTCCAGTCCATTATCGGGGCCGCTGATCAGGAAACAAGGGATAAAATAGAGGCAAATGTGGAGAGATTCGGCATGTTTCTCGATCCAACGCCTGACGAAATAGAAATTGGCCGGGATTCGGCTACTGTTGTTATAAACCGCCTGATCCGAGATGTGTAATGTATATACTGGTCCGGGACGTAGTGGAAAAATGCACAGAAAACTGTGAAGGTGTTAAACTTTCTCAGATATGTGAAAAAGCAAATGCAGCGGAGTCGATTAAGGTGGATTTCTTCGGAATCATTCAGGTAACCGACGACTTTTTGTTTGGATTTTTATCTCAGTTAAAGAATACTGAAACCTCATTAACACAGCTTCAATATGTCAGAACTCCCGCTTACATCCGCAGAAAAATTCAAAAAGTTTGTCAAGTTGTGGGGCAGTAGGATACTCGTGGTTATCGCAATCGCTTTTTTCCGCATTGTCGCTGTTGTTTTCCTTGCTGTCGGATTAGCAATACTACTTATCGCCATGCTGGCTATCGGGGCTCATAGAACAGGCGTTTTAATGCGTCAATTATCATCCATTTTAATAAACTCCCCGCTATGACACACGAAGTTGCGCGCGTCCTGGCTACTGCATTAATGCCGATGTATAACCATCAGCTCGTTACAGTGTTGGGTGGTTTGGTTAAAATGGCCTTGACCGACAAGGGAGGTAAAACCGTACGATTCCCAGTACCCCACAGCGACGCATCCCAGCCAATGCAGATTGATAACAATGCTTTCATTCCGGATGCCAAACAAAGGGCAATTATATATTTCGAGGGCACCGATTCTGATATCGTATCCTTCGATCGAGATAAAAGCCGAATGAGAACAAACTTGAAGCTTATTTGCTGGTACAATCTGAACATGTTCCAGGTTGAAGGTTCCAATTCGGTGGCGGTTACATTACTTAACAACGTTTTGGGTCTATTGCCGTCAGCATCAGCGCTACCTGGGGAAATCCTGGCACTGAAAACCGTAGCCACGAAGGTTATTGATAAAGGACCAAATCTTTTTTCTCAATACACCTATAAAGAAGAGCGCAGCCAGTACCTTCAGGATCCTTATTACGCATTCGGGATTGACTTATCCTGCACATATCAAATCAATCACACATCGGATTGCCATGGAAAACTTATACCGGTCGATACTGTTGAATGCTGTTAGTATTTCGCTGATCGCCTCTGTTATCGCCTTTGTGTACGTCACTATTCTAACCCAGCCGGGCCACGTGCTTTCCTGGTGGAAGCGATTTGTCTGGGACGCCTATGGAATAGTTATTAAAACTCAGGAGCAACAGGAAAAATACCTCTGGGTGTTAAATCCAATTCTTGAATGTGAGCTCTGCGTTTCGGGACAGCTTGCCCTTTGGCTTTTTATTTTCACAATACCATTTAATTTAATCGGGATTATTTTTTCTATATGTCTGTCGATACTGCTAACGAAAATACTGAGCCGGTTGCTGGCTTAATCCAAATACCTCATACAGCCAAATCTTTTGAGGCGGGAGGCCATACCTATCATGTCGAAGACTCGCTATCCATCGAAAGATACAAAGCCTTCCAGCGGATGGAAATTGAACTCGGGTATGGGTATAATTTCTCAGCACTCACAGATAAACTTCAGTTAGCCTATCAGTACCAGAACGAGAGAAAATTTGCCGACGTTTCGGTGATCCTTTATCAGTTAATCGAGGGTGCAGTTGCAATCAGTGAAAAGAAACCTACTGCTTTATACGTGGCTACTCTATTCATTAACCGGTCCGATGAAGACCGGACGGTATGGAGCCGGACAATTGCCGAAGAAAAACTGAAAGACTGGAATAATATCGACGCCAATTTTTTTTTGATTGTGGCTCTAAGCAGAGTAAGAAATTTCGGGAAGAGTTTGAACGAAATTTCCCAGCTACTCGAATCAGTAGGCGCAATAAACAAGACGATAGCGGACGACCTGTTTCCTGCCGATCCAGAATTAAACAGTTAAGCGATTATTGGGCAGAAGTGCAACACACAATGCTGGAAGTTGCTTCATTCCCGGATCAAAACCGAATGGACACCTTTGATTTCTTTCACCAGTACCGCGTGTGGGAAAAAAGGGCGAAACAAAAAGTTGAACAATTAAGATCGAAGAGCAGTGGCAGACATAGAAAGTAAATATGACCTGGACGTTTCCAGCCTGTTGAATAAACTCAATCAGGTTGAAAACGCTTTTGGCGCCCATGAGGAGAAAATAAAAAAACTTGCCTCAATTGATCCATTCAAACAGGCATCAAAGGGTGCTGCAACTTTTGACAAAGAAATGTCAGAGGGAGTGCGCACCTATGCGATGAACGAAGAAGCCGCCAGGGGTTTGACCGGTGAGCTAAAACGTATCGGCGATGAGATGGGAAAGGTCAACACCAAGAAAAAAGAGTTTGTAGCCGCTGATAAATACAAAGCCGTAAAAACAGAACTTTCCTCAGTAAAAGAAGAGCTCAAAAAGGTAAATAAAGAACTTGACGAGCAAGCCAACAAAGCAAAAGGAGCATCCGGTGGATTCGGCTCTATGTCAAAAGGAATCGGCATGATCAAAGGTGCTTTCCAGGCTTTTATTGGTTTGCAGGCTGTTCAGTTCATTTATAATCTGGGAATGTCGGTTTTTAACACGACCGCTCAGTTTGAAAAATACAGTAAAGTTCTTGAAAACGCACTTGGTAGCCAGGATTTGGCGGAAATGAGCATGGAAGCTCTTAAAAAAATCGCCGCTGAAACTGCTTTCGGGCTGGATGAGTTGACGGAAGGTTATGTGAAGATGGTAAATAGAGGCTTACGTCCATCCACCCAGGAGATTGTGAAACTAACCGATCTGGCGGCTTCTCAGGGGAAATCCTTTGATCAGTTGGTTGAAGCTGTTTTGGATGCGCAGACCGGCGAGTTTGAGCGACTCAAAGAGTTTGGTATTAAAGCAAAAAAGACCGGAGATGATGTTTCACTGGCCTTCAAAGGGCAAACCGTAAAAGTAAAAGCCACCGAGAAAGCAATTTACGATGCGGTTATTGCAATGGGTGCTATGAACGGAGTAGCTGGCCAGAACGCGGAACTTATGGAAACCCTTGGAGGGAAAACCAGCAATTTGAGCGACAATATTGATAGCCTTGCCGTTAAGCTGGGTGATGTATTAATGCCCGTTTTTAACGGAGTTCTCAACGGCTTGAATAATGGTGTTTCGGCATTGAGTTCTCTTTTGTCTTCTTTTACCAGGTGGGCCGGGATCACAGATGGCGTTGAAAGCTCTCTTGCTGATCTGAATGACCAGCAAAAAATAACGATCGATGCTGAGAAGAGATTAAACCCGCTTATCGCACGGTATGAAGAGTTGAAAGGGAAGACCAACCTCAATAAACAGGAACAGGAAGAACTCCGGAAAGTAATCGATGAGATTCAGAAGATCGTTCCAATGGCCGCCACCGCCTTTGATCAATACGGAAAGGCCCTGGACATCAACAAAGATAAAGTTGATGAATACATCAAAAAGAATCAGGGGTTAACCAAGGAAATGAAGCTCCTTGCCAATCAGAATATCACCAAAGAACTGGACGATTTAGGCAAAAAACAACTCGTTCTCATAAAGGAATTGAACCAGGGATATGAGGAAGTATATGTAAACGGAGTCAGGAGCGAACAGAAACTTACCAACGAGCAGATCGTTAAAAGACAAATTGCACTCAACGATATTAAAAATCAAACGATCAAACTCCGCCGGGCCTTGCGGGGATTGGATAGCGATTACGTGAGGCCAACCGGCGAATTGCCGACAACGGGGGGTACATTAAGCAATGCGGCACCCGGGTTAAGTGACGCAGAAAAGAGAAAACTGGAAGAGGCTCTTAAAAAATACAATGAGGAGCGAATCAAACTTGAACAGGAATATGGGAAGGAAAGGCTCGAACTGCTCAAAGATGATGAGCTGAAATATATTGACGAAAAAGCCAAACTAGCCAAAAAGGAGATTGAGCTCGAAAGACAGAAATACCTGGCCATAAAACAGGCGGCAAAAGGCAAATCGGCAAAACTTTCCAGCAATGAAAATGCCATATTTGACGCCCGTAGCGGTTTCGTTGACGAAAAGGCAGAGATGGAGAAGCTTAAATTCATCAATGACAACGAAAAAGAAATTACCAAGATCCTTTCAAACGAATATCAGAAACAGCTTCAAGAGGTTGAATATAAGTATGAAGAGCTTTTTAAAAAGGCCCAAAAATCCGGTATCGATATCGTAAAACTTGAAAAGCAGAAACAGAAGGAGATTAAAGAAATCGAGCTTAATAACGCCCTGGGAAACCTGGATAAGGAGGCCAATATTAATATTCAGGGCTCCGAACTCGATGTTATTCAGGCTCAAATCGATGGCCGGATTGATCTGGAATTAGAAGCCAGGAAAAAGATGCTGGAAATCGAAAAAATGTATAATGAGCAGAAAATTAAACTTATTGAAGAGTCCGGTACTGATGAGGAAAAGGCCCGAATTCTTCCACTTCTAAAAGCCAACAAGGAGATTGAAAAAGAAATAAATGATCTCAACAAAAGCATAAAAGGAATGACTTTCGATCCAAACGCTTGGATTGAGAAAATATTTGGAAAGGACGGAGGGGAAGCCTTCAAAGATGCAGCAAAAAGCATTGGTAGTAGCATTAAAGAACTTTACGACGCACAGGAGCAGCTTGTCCAAAAAAGAATCAGCCGGATAGAAGAAGAAATCAGCGCAAAAGAAGGCCAGGTAGCAAAAGAGCAGGAATTGAATGAGCAAGGCGTTGCCAATAACCTTTCGCTTCGTCAAAAGGAACTTGCTGAGCTGAAAAACGCCAGGGAAAGAGCGCTGGCTGATCAAAAAAGAATTCAGCGCGCCCAGCTGGTAATAGATACCGCTTCCCAGGTAAGCGCAATGATCACCGCAGCTTCCAAGGTGTTTGCCGGTTTTTCCAGCATACCGGTTGTGGGCGTAGGTTTGGGTATTGCCGCCGTTGCTTTGATGCTTGGCGCCTTTGCCGCTGCCAAAATAAAAGCATTTCAGTTGGTGAATCAGCAGAAAGCGGAGTACGAATTCGGCGGCCGAATTTCCGGCCGTCGTCACTCGGAAGGTGGTGAAGATGTAAACGTTGAAGACGGCGAATGGATCGTTAACCGGAAATCATCAGCAAAATATGATGGACTTTTGGAAGCGATCAACAAGGGAAATGATAAATTGGTAATGGATTATCTTGTCAGGGATCTTCTTGCCAACACTGGCGTTACCATTTCGGAGCCCGAACGAGAGAAATCAATGCGGTTCCTGCAAGAATATAAAGCAGCGATGACCCGAAACGATGATGAGCTTGTAAATGAAATCAAGAATCTTAGAAGCGAACTGCAGGACATCAAAAAAGGGACCAACCGCATACCTAAAACTCAATTGGTAAATGTGGCACCAGGTAAATACGCTGAGATTTCGGATAGCGCGACGGTGATACGGGATTTGGGGAATAGATAGGTACTATCTCCTGTAACACTTTATACTCATTGTTTCATTTGGATTTGCTGGCTTCCAAGCTGCAATAAGCTGTTCTTTTATTTTGTCAATCTGCTTATTGGTGAATTTACAATGTTCTGTTTTGATCTTTGTGCCAGGATCATCCCTTGAAACAGTAATATATTGAACGCAGTCCCAGCAAAATTTCTTTTGAGGCACTGGTAATGAGTTGTCGCAGGAAACAATTAGGGTGATAATTAAAATGCAGGATAGTTTTTTCATGTCAGGGTTGTTGATAAACCAAAGGGTTACGAAATGTAACCCTTTCTAATGTATTTACAAAAATTTGTTATTTACCGGCTTTACCACGAAAGACAACCCTAAATACCTTTGACCAAAAACTTTCCTTTTTAACCTTGATAACCCTCAGTTTTACAGAGAAATTCTGTCGACTTCTAACAACAAAAATTCGATCTACAATACGGTACTCGAACCTATCGAAGGTATAGCGCCGCAGATTATCAGAAGCTATCAAGTCGCCTACCTGTGGTATTATCTCATAATTAGTTTCATAGCTGCAGTCAACGCCAGGTTCTTCAATTCCTTCGACCCAAATAGATATCATAAGATTCAGTTTTATTTCTAAGCAAATTTAGCGTTATTTATTTCGTTTTTATTTCATTTAGAATAATTTTCGTGTCCTACATCTATCACCTCGAATACGCGACCAGAACGAAGGTTATCCAGCCTCAAAGCGTTGGCAAAATAGTTGTTGCCCGTGAGCAGGACGAAGCGTTTTTCCGTGAAAAAATGAATGGATCGGTGGTAGTGGTCGGTGAAGATTATGATTTTCTCAGGGATGCCGAATTCTTCGCCCTTGAATGTTGCCAGGAAATCACCTTTCTGATAGAGCGCACTTGCGGAACAACGAAAGAATTATTCTGGGAGGGCTATTTTACGCTATATGACATTGAATGGGATTTGGATAACAGGACCGCGACAATAAAAAAGGTAAATGTCCGGGATCGTTACAATGTGATATTCTCCAACTGGCACAAAGAAGTTAACTGGTTTGGATACATTCCACCACACCGGCCCGCCGCAACATACCCTTCTGTTCATCCACTTGTCAGATTCAATAATACCACTCTTGGCTCGCCTGAGTACAATCCAAGCGGATCAACAACATGGACGAGAGGGTTCTATTTTAATTACGCAATCCTTTTTTTAGTAAAAGAAACACTGAAAGAAACCGGAGCCGAGGCATATTCAGATATCACAGAGGCGCAAATGTCCCAGTTTCTCACAGCTGAAACCAATCCGGTAAACGGGAAAAGCAACTTTTTGAAAGACGTGATTCTAATGCACATTTCAGATGCAAAAAGACCTGGATCTACCGAATGGGCCGATACCGGGATTGTAACCCTAAAAGAGGTTTTGGCTGATCTAAAATCGCTATACAATGCATACTGGTTTGTAGATGATGACGGCCATTTCCGGATTGAGCATCTGAGCTTTTTTTCAAACTTTTCGTACACGCCGCCTGGCATAACGCTGGACTTGACAGAAGTAAGGTTTAAAGATGCGATGAAGGGTACAAATCAGTATTCATACCAAACAGAACTTTTGAAGGGCCGGGAAGGCGTTGAACAAACAATCAGCGCTGCAGGCTACGAAGCAAAATCTGAAGTTTGGACGCAGTTCGCAAACCCGAGCAGTCCCGAGTTTTCCGGTGCTTACATGGTTTATGGCGAAAGCTGTGTCCCGCGTGATGATAAAGGAGAGGCGTCTACTGAATTCAAAATCATCAACCTGTTCACAACTGATTGGAGGACCGTGACCTTTAAGCCAGACACAGTGCCAGATCAGGGATGGGTATTAGTTCATGTTACCAATTTTCTAGCCGAGGACGGCGTGAA
Encoded here:
- a CDS encoding 2OG-Fe(II) oxygenase, whose protein sequence is MSISDELLIHKLFYIDNMISPETCMTMYLDMSENAVFQSSMVSDKRGDRNAATDTNYNDITHDGRISETAFAHTYTEKTRNALALIAKDVASILGVDTNQFEPWQCTRYRSGGLFDYHDDCGNWASNERLYTVMLTLRAPDFGGGTHFPRLNKEIPSKMARLLIWRNLDEDFLCDGTSMHAGMPVGKEGEEDEKMIVVTWVRRLKYVS